A window from Primulina eburnea isolate SZY01 chromosome 2, ASM2296580v1, whole genome shotgun sequence encodes these proteins:
- the LOC140823461 gene encoding protein NUCLEAR FUSION DEFECTIVE 4-like isoform X2 yields MCFMNDGISSFFNNRWLVFVAAMWIQSCAGIGYLFGSISPTIKSCLNYNQKQVAWLGVAKDLGDSVGFLAGSLSEIFPLWGAILVGSIQNFVGYGLVWLVVTGRVPVLPLWTMCILIFVGTNGETYFNTAALVSCVQNFPKSRGPIVGILKGFAGLGGAILTQVYAMMHSPDHASLIFMVAVGPTMVVIGLMFVVRPVGGHKQIRSSDGFSFSFIYSICLILAAYLMAVMLVEDLLDLSPTVITIFTLVLFVLLLIPIVIPVTLSFSRDPRSPAEEPLVPHEDVIFSEIEDEKPREVDLLPASERRKKMAQLQARLAQAAAEGAVRIKKRRPHRGEDFTLTEALIKADFWLIFFSLLLGSGSGLMVIDNLGQMSQSLGYDNTHVFVSMISIWNFLGRVGGGYFSENIVQKYAYPRPVAMAIAQLIMAMGHFSFAMGWAGAMYVGTLLVGLGYGAHWAIVPATASELFGLKKFGALYNFLTLANPAGSLIFSGIIASSIYDSEAEKQARHVISSSTKEALKCYGAICFFLTSLIMSGLCILAVVLSMILVHRTRPVYTHLYGKSTTRSRSPQGRNATQDREEASKTKKRDADEDKWDVPEGVLA; encoded by the exons ATGTGTTTTATGAATGATGGGATTTCTTCCTTTTTCAACAACAGATGGCTCGTTTTCGTGGCCGCGATGTGGATACAATCTTGTGCGGGAATTGGATATTTGTTCGGAAGCATTTCACCGACCATCAAAAGTTGTTTAAACTATAACCAAAAGCAGGTTGCGTGGTTGGGCGTGGCCAAAGACTTGGGAGATAGCGTAGGATTCTTGGCTGGGAGTTTATCTGAGATTTTTCCATTGTGGGGTGCTATTCTTGTTGGCTCTATTCAGAATTTTGTTGGATATGGGTTGGTTTGGCTTGTAGTCACCGGCCGAGTTCCTGTTTTGCCATTATGGACT ATGTGCATTCTTATATTCGTAGGAACAAATGGGGAGACCTACTTCAACACAGCTGCGCTAGTCTCTTGCGTGCAAAACTTCCCCAAAAGCCGTGGACCAATTGTGGGAATACTGAAGGGTTTTGCTGGGTTGGGAGGTGCAATCTTGACTCAGGTATATGCAATGATGCATTCCCCAGATCACGCTTCACTCATATTTATGGTTGCCGTCGGGCCGACGATGGTGGTCATTGGTCTGATGTTCGTGGTCAGGCCGGTTGGAGGTCACAAACAGATTAGGTCGTCGGATGGGTTCAGTTTCTCTTTTATCTACAGCATATGTCTGATCTTGGCTGCGTATCTGATGGCGGTCATGCTTGTTGAAGATCTGCTTGATTTGAGCCCAACTGTTATCACAATCTTCACTCTAGTTTTATTTGTTCTGTTGTTGATTCCCATTGTTATCCCAGTCACCTTGAGTTTCTCTCGGGACCCAAGGTCACCAGCAGAGGAGCCATTGGTACCCCATGAGGATGTCATATTCAGTGAGATCGAAGACGAAAAGCCTAGAGAAGTGGACTTGCTTCCAGCTTCGGAGAGACGAAAGAAAATGGCTCAGCTCCAGGCAAGATTAGCCCAAGCAGCTGCAGAAGGAGCTGTGAGAATCAAGAAACGAAGGCCGCACCGGGGGGAGGACTTTACATTGACGGAAGCACTGATAAAGGCAGACTTTTGGCTCATATTCTTCTCTCTTCTCTTAGGTTCTGGTTCCGGCTTGATGGTGATCGACAACTTGGGCCAGATGAGCCAGTCCTTGGGGTACGACAATACCCATGTATTCGTTTCCATGATCAGCATTTGGAACTTCCTCGGGCGGGTCGGTGGCGGTTACTTCTCCGAGAATATTGTACAGAAGTACGCATATCCGCGGCCTGTTGCCATGGCCATTGCCCAACTTATAATGGCGATGGGACATTTCTCTTTCGCAATGGGTTGGGCAGGGGCGATGTACGTCGGAACCCTTCTGGTCGGGCTCGGATACGGAGCACACTGGGCAATAGTGCCTGCTACCGCTTCCGAGTTGTTCGGACTGAAGAAGTTTGGAGCATTGTACAACTTTCTAACATTAGCCAATCCGGCAGGATCATTGATATTCTCCGGCATCATCGCCAGCAGCATATACGATAGCGAAGCAGAGAAACAAGCTCGACACGTGATCAGCTCAAGCACAAAAGAAGCTCTAAAGTGCTACGGGGCGATATGTTTCTTCTTGACTTCGTTGATCATGTCGGGACTTTGCATTCTTGCAGTTGTTCTGAGCATGATTCTTGTACATCGAACGAGGCCAGTGTATACTCATCTCTATGGAAAG
- the LOC140823461 gene encoding protein NUCLEAR FUSION DEFECTIVE 4-like isoform X3 has translation MCFMNDGISSFFNNRWLVFVAAMWIQSCAGIGYLFGSISPTIKSCLNYNQKQVAWLGVAKDLGDSVGFLAGSLSEIFPLWGAILVGSIQNFVGYGLVWLVVTGRVPVLPLWTMCILIFVGTNGETYFNTAALVSCVQNFPKSRGPIVGILKGFAGLGGAILTQVYAMMHSPDHASLIFMVAVGPTMVVIGLMFVVRPVGGHKQIRSSDGFSFSFIYSICLILAAYLMAVMLVEDLLDLSPTVITIFTLVLFVLLLIPIVIPVTLSFSRDPRSPAEEPLVPHEDVIFSEIEDEKPREVDLLPASERRKKMAQLQARLAQAAAEGAVRIKKRRPHRGEDFTLTEALIKADFWLIFFSLLLGSGSGLMVIDNLGQMSQSLGYDNTHVFVSMISIWNFLGRVGGGYFSENIVQKYAYPRPVAMAIAQLIMAMGHFSFAMGWAGAMYVGTLLVGLGYGAHWAIVPATASELFGLKKFGALYNFLTLANPAGSLIFSGIIASSIYDSEAEKQARHVISSSTKEALKCYGAICFFLTSLIMSGLCILAVVLSMILVHRTRPVYTHLYGKSTTRRSPQGRNATQDREEASKTKKRDADEDKWDVPEGVLA, from the exons ATGTGTTTTATGAATGATGGGATTTCTTCCTTTTTCAACAACAGATGGCTCGTTTTCGTGGCCGCGATGTGGATACAATCTTGTGCGGGAATTGGATATTTGTTCGGAAGCATTTCACCGACCATCAAAAGTTGTTTAAACTATAACCAAAAGCAGGTTGCGTGGTTGGGCGTGGCCAAAGACTTGGGAGATAGCGTAGGATTCTTGGCTGGGAGTTTATCTGAGATTTTTCCATTGTGGGGTGCTATTCTTGTTGGCTCTATTCAGAATTTTGTTGGATATGGGTTGGTTTGGCTTGTAGTCACCGGCCGAGTTCCTGTTTTGCCATTATGGACT ATGTGCATTCTTATATTCGTAGGAACAAATGGGGAGACCTACTTCAACACAGCTGCGCTAGTCTCTTGCGTGCAAAACTTCCCCAAAAGCCGTGGACCAATTGTGGGAATACTGAAGGGTTTTGCTGGGTTGGGAGGTGCAATCTTGACTCAGGTATATGCAATGATGCATTCCCCAGATCACGCTTCACTCATATTTATGGTTGCCGTCGGGCCGACGATGGTGGTCATTGGTCTGATGTTCGTGGTCAGGCCGGTTGGAGGTCACAAACAGATTAGGTCGTCGGATGGGTTCAGTTTCTCTTTTATCTACAGCATATGTCTGATCTTGGCTGCGTATCTGATGGCGGTCATGCTTGTTGAAGATCTGCTTGATTTGAGCCCAACTGTTATCACAATCTTCACTCTAGTTTTATTTGTTCTGTTGTTGATTCCCATTGTTATCCCAGTCACCTTGAGTTTCTCTCGGGACCCAAGGTCACCAGCAGAGGAGCCATTGGTACCCCATGAGGATGTCATATTCAGTGAGATCGAAGACGAAAAGCCTAGAGAAGTGGACTTGCTTCCAGCTTCGGAGAGACGAAAGAAAATGGCTCAGCTCCAGGCAAGATTAGCCCAAGCAGCTGCAGAAGGAGCTGTGAGAATCAAGAAACGAAGGCCGCACCGGGGGGAGGACTTTACATTGACGGAAGCACTGATAAAGGCAGACTTTTGGCTCATATTCTTCTCTCTTCTCTTAGGTTCTGGTTCCGGCTTGATGGTGATCGACAACTTGGGCCAGATGAGCCAGTCCTTGGGGTACGACAATACCCATGTATTCGTTTCCATGATCAGCATTTGGAACTTCCTCGGGCGGGTCGGTGGCGGTTACTTCTCCGAGAATATTGTACAGAAGTACGCATATCCGCGGCCTGTTGCCATGGCCATTGCCCAACTTATAATGGCGATGGGACATTTCTCTTTCGCAATGGGTTGGGCAGGGGCGATGTACGTCGGAACCCTTCTGGTCGGGCTCGGATACGGAGCACACTGGGCAATAGTGCCTGCTACCGCTTCCGAGTTGTTCGGACTGAAGAAGTTTGGAGCATTGTACAACTTTCTAACATTAGCCAATCCGGCAGGATCATTGATATTCTCCGGCATCATCGCCAGCAGCATATACGATAGCGAAGCAGAGAAACAAGCTCGACACGTGATCAGCTCAAGCACAAAAGAAGCTCTAAAGTGCTACGGGGCGATATGTTTCTTCTTGACTTCGTTGATCATGTCGGGACTTTGCATTCTTGCAGTTGTTCTGAGCATGATTCTTGTACATCGAACGAGGCCAGTGTATACTCATCTCTATGGAAAG
- the LOC140823461 gene encoding protein NUCLEAR FUSION DEFECTIVE 4-like isoform X1, which produces MCFMNDGISSFFNNRWLVFVAAMWIQSCAGIGYLFGSISPTIKSCLNYNQKQVAWLGVAKDLGDSVGFLAGSLSEIFPLWGAILVGSIQNFVGYGLVWLVVTGRVPVLPLWTMCILIFVGTNGETYFNTAALVSCVQNFPKSRGPIVGILKGFAGLGGAILTQVYAMMHSPDHASLIFMVAVGPTMVVIGLMFVVRPVGGHKQIRSSDGFSFSFIYSICLILAAYLMAVMLVEDLLDLSPTVITIFTLVLFVLLLIPIVIPVTLSFSRDPRSPAEEPLVPHEDVIFSEIEDEKPREVDLLPASERRKKMAQLQARLAQAAAEGAVRIKKRRPHRGEDFTLTEALIKADFWLIFFSLLLGSGSGLMVIDNLGQMSQSLGYDNTHVFVSMISIWNFLGRVGGGYFSENIVQKYAYPRPVAMAIAQLIMAMGHFSFAMGWAGAMYVGTLLVGLGYGAHWAIVPATASELFGLKKFGALYNFLTLANPAGSLIFSGIIASSIYDSEAEKQARHVISSSTKEALKCYGAICFFLTSLIMSGLCILAVVLSMILVHRTRPVYTHLYGKSTTRRYRSPQGRNATQDREEASKTKKRDADEDKWDVPEGVLA; this is translated from the exons ATGTGTTTTATGAATGATGGGATTTCTTCCTTTTTCAACAACAGATGGCTCGTTTTCGTGGCCGCGATGTGGATACAATCTTGTGCGGGAATTGGATATTTGTTCGGAAGCATTTCACCGACCATCAAAAGTTGTTTAAACTATAACCAAAAGCAGGTTGCGTGGTTGGGCGTGGCCAAAGACTTGGGAGATAGCGTAGGATTCTTGGCTGGGAGTTTATCTGAGATTTTTCCATTGTGGGGTGCTATTCTTGTTGGCTCTATTCAGAATTTTGTTGGATATGGGTTGGTTTGGCTTGTAGTCACCGGCCGAGTTCCTGTTTTGCCATTATGGACT ATGTGCATTCTTATATTCGTAGGAACAAATGGGGAGACCTACTTCAACACAGCTGCGCTAGTCTCTTGCGTGCAAAACTTCCCCAAAAGCCGTGGACCAATTGTGGGAATACTGAAGGGTTTTGCTGGGTTGGGAGGTGCAATCTTGACTCAGGTATATGCAATGATGCATTCCCCAGATCACGCTTCACTCATATTTATGGTTGCCGTCGGGCCGACGATGGTGGTCATTGGTCTGATGTTCGTGGTCAGGCCGGTTGGAGGTCACAAACAGATTAGGTCGTCGGATGGGTTCAGTTTCTCTTTTATCTACAGCATATGTCTGATCTTGGCTGCGTATCTGATGGCGGTCATGCTTGTTGAAGATCTGCTTGATTTGAGCCCAACTGTTATCACAATCTTCACTCTAGTTTTATTTGTTCTGTTGTTGATTCCCATTGTTATCCCAGTCACCTTGAGTTTCTCTCGGGACCCAAGGTCACCAGCAGAGGAGCCATTGGTACCCCATGAGGATGTCATATTCAGTGAGATCGAAGACGAAAAGCCTAGAGAAGTGGACTTGCTTCCAGCTTCGGAGAGACGAAAGAAAATGGCTCAGCTCCAGGCAAGATTAGCCCAAGCAGCTGCAGAAGGAGCTGTGAGAATCAAGAAACGAAGGCCGCACCGGGGGGAGGACTTTACATTGACGGAAGCACTGATAAAGGCAGACTTTTGGCTCATATTCTTCTCTCTTCTCTTAGGTTCTGGTTCCGGCTTGATGGTGATCGACAACTTGGGCCAGATGAGCCAGTCCTTGGGGTACGACAATACCCATGTATTCGTTTCCATGATCAGCATTTGGAACTTCCTCGGGCGGGTCGGTGGCGGTTACTTCTCCGAGAATATTGTACAGAAGTACGCATATCCGCGGCCTGTTGCCATGGCCATTGCCCAACTTATAATGGCGATGGGACATTTCTCTTTCGCAATGGGTTGGGCAGGGGCGATGTACGTCGGAACCCTTCTGGTCGGGCTCGGATACGGAGCACACTGGGCAATAGTGCCTGCTACCGCTTCCGAGTTGTTCGGACTGAAGAAGTTTGGAGCATTGTACAACTTTCTAACATTAGCCAATCCGGCAGGATCATTGATATTCTCCGGCATCATCGCCAGCAGCATATACGATAGCGAAGCAGAGAAACAAGCTCGACACGTGATCAGCTCAAGCACAAAAGAAGCTCTAAAGTGCTACGGGGCGATATGTTTCTTCTTGACTTCGTTGATCATGTCGGGACTTTGCATTCTTGCAGTTGTTCTGAGCATGATTCTTGTACATCGAACGAGGCCAGTGTATACTCATCTCTATGGAAAG
- the LOC140823461 gene encoding protein NUCLEAR FUSION DEFECTIVE 4-like isoform X4, whose protein sequence is MCFMNDGISSFFNNRWLVFVAAMWIQSCAGIGYLFGSISPTIKSCLNYNQKQVAWLGVAKDLGDSVGFLAGSLSEIFPLWGAILVGSIQNFVGYGLVWLVVTGRVPVLPLWTMCILIFVGTNGETYFNTAALVSCVQNFPKSRGPIVGILKGFAGLGGAILTQVYAMMHSPDHASLIFMVAVGPTMVVIGLMFVVRPVGGHKQIRSSDGFSFSFIYSICLILAAYLMAVMLVEDLLDLSPTVITIFTLVLFVLLLIPIVIPVTLSFSRDPRSPAEEPLVPHEDVIFSEIEDEKPREVDLLPASERRKKMAQLQARLAQAAAEGAVRIKKRRPHRGEDFTLTEALIKADFWLIFFSLLLGSGSGLMVIDNLGQMSQSLGYDNTHVFVSMISIWNFLGRVGGGYFSENIVQKYAYPRPVAMAIAQLIMAMGHFSFAMGWAGAMYVGTLLVGLGYGAHWAIVPATASELFGLKKFGALYNFLTLANPAGSLIFSGIIASSIYDSEAEKQARHVISSSTKEALKCYGAICFFLTSLIMSGLCILAVVLSMILVHRTRPVYTHLYGKSTTRR, encoded by the exons ATGTGTTTTATGAATGATGGGATTTCTTCCTTTTTCAACAACAGATGGCTCGTTTTCGTGGCCGCGATGTGGATACAATCTTGTGCGGGAATTGGATATTTGTTCGGAAGCATTTCACCGACCATCAAAAGTTGTTTAAACTATAACCAAAAGCAGGTTGCGTGGTTGGGCGTGGCCAAAGACTTGGGAGATAGCGTAGGATTCTTGGCTGGGAGTTTATCTGAGATTTTTCCATTGTGGGGTGCTATTCTTGTTGGCTCTATTCAGAATTTTGTTGGATATGGGTTGGTTTGGCTTGTAGTCACCGGCCGAGTTCCTGTTTTGCCATTATGGACT ATGTGCATTCTTATATTCGTAGGAACAAATGGGGAGACCTACTTCAACACAGCTGCGCTAGTCTCTTGCGTGCAAAACTTCCCCAAAAGCCGTGGACCAATTGTGGGAATACTGAAGGGTTTTGCTGGGTTGGGAGGTGCAATCTTGACTCAGGTATATGCAATGATGCATTCCCCAGATCACGCTTCACTCATATTTATGGTTGCCGTCGGGCCGACGATGGTGGTCATTGGTCTGATGTTCGTGGTCAGGCCGGTTGGAGGTCACAAACAGATTAGGTCGTCGGATGGGTTCAGTTTCTCTTTTATCTACAGCATATGTCTGATCTTGGCTGCGTATCTGATGGCGGTCATGCTTGTTGAAGATCTGCTTGATTTGAGCCCAACTGTTATCACAATCTTCACTCTAGTTTTATTTGTTCTGTTGTTGATTCCCATTGTTATCCCAGTCACCTTGAGTTTCTCTCGGGACCCAAGGTCACCAGCAGAGGAGCCATTGGTACCCCATGAGGATGTCATATTCAGTGAGATCGAAGACGAAAAGCCTAGAGAAGTGGACTTGCTTCCAGCTTCGGAGAGACGAAAGAAAATGGCTCAGCTCCAGGCAAGATTAGCCCAAGCAGCTGCAGAAGGAGCTGTGAGAATCAAGAAACGAAGGCCGCACCGGGGGGAGGACTTTACATTGACGGAAGCACTGATAAAGGCAGACTTTTGGCTCATATTCTTCTCTCTTCTCTTAGGTTCTGGTTCCGGCTTGATGGTGATCGACAACTTGGGCCAGATGAGCCAGTCCTTGGGGTACGACAATACCCATGTATTCGTTTCCATGATCAGCATTTGGAACTTCCTCGGGCGGGTCGGTGGCGGTTACTTCTCCGAGAATATTGTACAGAAGTACGCATATCCGCGGCCTGTTGCCATGGCCATTGCCCAACTTATAATGGCGATGGGACATTTCTCTTTCGCAATGGGTTGGGCAGGGGCGATGTACGTCGGAACCCTTCTGGTCGGGCTCGGATACGGAGCACACTGGGCAATAGTGCCTGCTACCGCTTCCGAGTTGTTCGGACTGAAGAAGTTTGGAGCATTGTACAACTTTCTAACATTAGCCAATCCGGCAGGATCATTGATATTCTCCGGCATCATCGCCAGCAGCATATACGATAGCGAAGCAGAGAAACAAGCTCGACACGTGATCAGCTCAAGCACAAAAGAAGCTCTAAAGTGCTACGGGGCGATATGTTTCTTCTTGACTTCGTTGATCATGTCGGGACTTTGCATTCTTGCAGTTGTTCTGAGCATGATTCTTGTACATCGAACGAGGCCAGTGTATACTCATCTCTATGGAAAG